One stretch of Siphonobacter curvatus DNA includes these proteins:
- a CDS encoding C40 family peptidase, which yields MKKILTLGLCLTAWSAMAQHTPMNEIIAKVQQQYAPDKRTVIFQVEATEDGHVRGKTSSLEAHQALLAELKAAGTSVQDDMQVLPSAELGEKTQAIVRVSVCNIRSAPKHAAELATQALLGTPLNVYEQENGWYRVQTPDQYISWVDHGSIQLVTKAEAEAWEKTRKLLYLTPYGFTYSEPNTDSQTVSDIVAGDLLAYQGEKGSFYEVAYPDGRKAYIKKTDARFYADWLASVRISETSLVSTSKKLMGLPYLWGGTSFKGVDCSGFTKTVYFLNGVQLPRDASQQVYSGMLVDAEKDWSKLRPGDLLFFGKHNEDGTEKVVHVAMWLGENQFIHASNYVMVSSVDPTAANYDAFNVGRYLRSKRIIDHYTNALKLSKK from the coding sequence ATGAAGAAAATCCTAACCCTGGGTCTTTGCCTGACCGCATGGTCCGCGATGGCTCAGCATACCCCGATGAACGAGATTATTGCCAAAGTCCAGCAGCAGTATGCCCCCGATAAACGAACCGTCATTTTTCAGGTAGAAGCGACCGAAGACGGGCACGTAAGGGGTAAGACCAGCAGTCTGGAAGCCCATCAGGCCCTGCTCGCTGAACTGAAAGCCGCGGGCACTTCGGTCCAGGACGACATGCAGGTACTGCCCTCCGCCGAACTGGGTGAGAAAACGCAGGCCATCGTTCGCGTTTCGGTGTGTAACATTCGTTCCGCTCCCAAACACGCGGCCGAACTGGCGACGCAGGCCCTGCTGGGTACGCCACTGAACGTCTACGAACAGGAAAATGGCTGGTACCGCGTACAGACGCCCGATCAGTACATTTCTTGGGTTGATCATGGCTCCATCCAGCTGGTTACGAAAGCCGAGGCCGAAGCCTGGGAGAAGACCCGCAAGCTCTTGTACCTGACGCCCTACGGTTTTACGTACAGTGAACCGAATACGGACAGCCAGACGGTATCGGATATTGTCGCCGGCGATTTGCTGGCGTACCAAGGCGAGAAAGGTTCCTTTTATGAAGTAGCGTACCCCGATGGCCGGAAAGCGTATATCAAAAAGACGGACGCCCGTTTTTACGCCGACTGGCTGGCTTCGGTACGGATTTCGGAAACTTCGCTGGTGAGTACGTCCAAAAAACTCATGGGACTACCTTACCTCTGGGGCGGTACTTCGTTTAAAGGAGTCGATTGCAGTGGCTTTACGAAAACGGTGTATTTTCTGAACGGCGTCCAACTCCCCCGGGACGCGTCCCAGCAGGTATACTCCGGAATGCTGGTCGATGCGGAAAAAGACTGGTCGAAGTTACGGCCCGGTGATTTGTTGTTCTTTGGAAAACACAACGAGGACGGTACTGAGAAGGTGGTACACGTGGCGATGTGGCTGGGCGAAAACCAGTTCATTCACGCTTCCAATTACGTCATGGTCAGTAGCGTGGACCCGACGGCGGCGAATTATGATGCGTTCAATGTAGGTCGGTACCTGCGGAGCAAACGCATTATTGACCATTACACCAACGCCCTGAAACTCAGCAAAAAGTAA
- a CDS encoding aminotransferase class I/II-fold pyridoxal phosphate-dependent enzyme, whose product MFYTDELPGRTVVLDQREFLWCSGTSYLGMSRNPVFIERVLEGIRRVGINWGSSRNNTLRLAIYEEAERVLAQWMGAPAALTVSSGMMAGQVILKWLTFSQPGVLVLYAPNVHPALWADDFLPATESYETWFAELPERIRQSQAPEVVIVTDSVGSPHTRLVPFDWMNHLPTEARITVVVDDSHGLGVFSQGRGIYSQLSAPANVRLLYVASLNKALSVPAGVLAGPVEVMGAIRHFPMFSGASPANPANLWAFTQSLGLYDEAHQLLSQRVDQFVEELGASIRLFHWLPAYPAFTTAQPGLHEYLREAGILTACFPYPGPNDPAITRLVITPLHEPSDISRIAGACRAYEVRASVASEQTEA is encoded by the coding sequence ATGTTTTATACGGACGAACTTCCGGGGCGAACCGTCGTACTCGACCAGCGGGAATTCCTCTGGTGCAGCGGCACTTCGTACCTGGGCATGAGCCGAAACCCGGTCTTTATTGAGCGGGTACTGGAGGGCATCCGTCGGGTGGGTATCAACTGGGGTAGTTCCCGGAACAATACGCTTCGCCTGGCGATTTATGAGGAGGCCGAACGCGTACTCGCTCAATGGATGGGTGCTCCGGCGGCCCTGACCGTTTCGTCGGGTATGATGGCGGGACAGGTAATCCTGAAATGGTTAACCTTTTCGCAACCGGGCGTTCTGGTTTTATACGCACCCAATGTCCATCCGGCTCTTTGGGCGGATGATTTCCTTCCCGCTACGGAATCGTACGAAACCTGGTTCGCTGAGCTGCCCGAACGCATTCGGCAGTCGCAGGCACCGGAGGTAGTGATCGTGACCGATTCCGTGGGTTCCCCGCATACCCGACTGGTTCCCTTCGACTGGATGAATCACTTACCCACCGAAGCCCGGATCACGGTCGTGGTCGACGATTCGCACGGTCTAGGGGTGTTTTCTCAGGGCCGGGGGATTTATTCGCAATTGTCCGCACCCGCGAACGTACGACTGTTATACGTCGCCTCTCTGAATAAAGCCCTGAGCGTGCCAGCGGGCGTACTGGCCGGACCAGTAGAGGTGATGGGGGCAATCCGTCACTTTCCGATGTTTAGTGGAGCCAGTCCGGCAAATCCGGCCAACCTCTGGGCGTTCACGCAATCGCTGGGACTGTACGATGAAGCCCATCAATTGCTCAGCCAGCGGGTGGATCAGTTTGTTGAGGAACTGGGAGCGTCGATACGACTCTTTCACTGGCTGCCGGCGTATCCGGCCTTCACCACGGCACAGCCTGGCCTGCACGAGTATCTACGCGAAGCGGGAATTCTAACGGCCTGTTTCCCCTACCCCGGCCCTAATGATCCCGCCATTACGCGGCTGGTCATTACGCCCCTGCACGAGCCTTCGGATATTAGCCGTATCGCGGGGGCCTGTCGAGCGTACGAAGTCAGGGCCAGTGTAGCGAGTGAACAGACGGAAGCTTAA
- a CDS encoding dipeptide epimerase: MKLLLHAHTLRLRHTFTITHESRNEQPTLIVELQDGDYSGYGEATETTYYGVYIEGMMAQLEAVRTLIENYAGGTPEEFFDFIEPHLRNDHPFALCALDVAYNDLYAKKAGKKLYEVWGLDPSDNPITDYTIGMDTLEKMVEKMKEMPFPLYKVKLGTKEDIAIIQELRKHTDAVFRVDANTAWDVEETLQNSRALKELGVEFIEQPMKATNWEGMKRVFEESALPLIADESCIVEADVARCYGFFHGINIKLMKCGGLTPARRMIAHARQLGLKVMVGCMTESNIGCSAIAQLLPLLDYVDMDGILLVDDDLSTGVSIEYGKVIYAEENGTGARLLNR; the protein is encoded by the coding sequence TTGAAACTGCTTCTTCACGCTCACACCTTGCGGCTACGCCACACCTTTACGATTACGCACGAATCCCGAAACGAGCAGCCTACGCTCATTGTTGAACTTCAGGACGGTGACTATTCCGGCTACGGCGAAGCTACTGAAACCACCTATTACGGCGTTTACATCGAAGGCATGATGGCCCAACTGGAAGCCGTACGTACGCTCATCGAAAACTACGCCGGAGGTACACCCGAAGAATTTTTCGACTTCATCGAGCCGCATTTGCGTAATGATCATCCCTTTGCCCTATGTGCACTGGATGTGGCCTATAACGATTTGTACGCGAAGAAAGCGGGCAAAAAACTGTACGAGGTCTGGGGGCTGGACCCCTCCGATAATCCCATCACTGACTACACCATCGGTATGGATACCCTGGAAAAGATGGTGGAGAAGATGAAGGAAATGCCCTTTCCGCTCTACAAAGTCAAGCTGGGGACCAAGGAAGATATTGCAATCATTCAGGAACTACGGAAGCACACGGACGCGGTATTTCGGGTGGATGCCAATACGGCCTGGGATGTGGAAGAAACTCTTCAAAATTCGCGGGCGTTGAAAGAACTGGGTGTTGAATTCATCGAACAGCCCATGAAAGCCACCAACTGGGAAGGTATGAAACGGGTATTTGAAGAATCAGCCCTCCCGCTGATTGCCGACGAAAGCTGTATCGTGGAAGCCGACGTGGCCCGTTGTTACGGATTTTTTCACGGTATCAATATTAAACTGATGAAGTGTGGGGGCCTGACGCCCGCCCGCCGCATGATTGCCCACGCCCGCCAACTGGGCCTGAAGGTGATGGTGGGTTGCATGACCGAATCGAACATTGGCTGCTCGGCCATTGCCCAGTTGTTGCCTTTGCTCGATTACGTGGATATGGACGGTATTCTGCTCGTTGACGACGATTTGTCTACGGGTGTATCGATTGAATACGGCAAGGTGATTTACGCTGAAGAAAATGGTACGGGAGCCCGCTTATTGAATCGCTAA
- a CDS encoding endonuclease/exonuclease/phosphatase family protein yields the protein MKTIESPIPVQNRKAEKQFHFWQSVVAFCTYALLLVCLLGRLGSHFFFFELFSHFSAQCLAIAGFLFIYWILFRNRLYAVALFSVLLNAWLVLPWVTSKTPAAEPADLRIMHTNVLFTNLEYDAILESIRRENADIVLIAEATPPLFQKFRQELHREYPYGYLVYSKTHCYVAIGSRTPLRVNHAAVTANRMLHVHTTVKGREIALISVHPKTPLNPTWFESRNERLQYAFDQAAKESVPTILAGDFNVSVFSPVYRSLVASSGMQASRKGFGISPTYRNGYGPLMIPIDHVLTNKGFRTVGFRTLDMKESDHKAIVADLKFQ from the coding sequence GTGAAAACCATCGAAAGTCCGATTCCCGTTCAAAACCGAAAAGCTGAAAAACAATTTCATTTCTGGCAGTCTGTTGTCGCCTTTTGCACGTACGCTTTGTTGCTGGTATGCCTACTAGGGCGTCTGGGAAGCCACTTCTTTTTCTTCGAATTGTTCAGCCATTTTTCCGCCCAGTGTCTAGCCATTGCCGGATTCCTGTTCATCTACTGGATTCTTTTTCGGAACCGACTATACGCGGTGGCCTTATTCAGTGTCCTGCTGAATGCCTGGCTGGTACTGCCCTGGGTGACGAGTAAGACCCCGGCGGCGGAGCCGGCCGATTTGCGAATCATGCATACTAATGTGCTCTTTACGAATCTGGAGTACGACGCTATTCTGGAAAGCATTCGCCGCGAAAACGCCGACATTGTACTCATTGCCGAGGCTACGCCACCCTTATTCCAAAAATTTCGCCAGGAACTGCACCGCGAGTATCCGTACGGGTATCTGGTGTATTCCAAAACGCATTGTTACGTAGCCATTGGCAGCCGAACCCCCCTGCGGGTCAACCACGCCGCGGTGACTGCCAATCGAATGCTACACGTGCATACTACGGTAAAGGGCCGTGAAATTGCCCTGATTTCAGTACACCCGAAGACGCCGCTCAATCCCACCTGGTTTGAAAGCCGGAACGAACGACTGCAATACGCGTTCGATCAAGCAGCGAAGGAATCGGTTCCGACCATTCTGGCGGGTGATTTTAATGTCAGTGTGTTCTCGCCCGTGTACCGTTCGCTGGTGGCATCTTCGGGGATGCAGGCTTCCCGCAAGGGGTTTGGCATCAGCCCAACGTACCGCAATGGCTATGGCCCCCTGATGATTCCCATCGACCACGTGCTGACCAACAAAGGCTTCCGAACGGTAGGTTTCCGTACCTTGGATATGAAAGAGTCCGATCACAAAGCCATTGTAGCCGATCTGAAATTTCAGTAA